TAAAGGCGGCGTAGGAAAGGTTTTGGAATATTTTGGACCAGGTGTTAGTACTCTTTCAGTACCCGACCGTGCAACCATAACAAATATGGGAACAGAAACAGGATGTACCACAAGCATATTCCCAAGTGATGATGTTACCAAGGCTTTCCTTGAAGCACAGGGACGCGGAGACCAATGGTTAGAGCTTATTCCTTCCGATGATGCACAGTATGATGAAATAATCGATATTGACTTAAACACTTTAGAACCGATGATTGCTTTACCTCACAGCCCAGGCAACGTTAAGAAGGTAAGTGAAGTTCAGGGAATAAAGGTGGATCAGGTGGCTGTAGGATCATGCACCAACTCCTCTTTAAGAGATTTAAAGATGGTTGCAAACGCATTAAATGGAAAGACCATAAACGAAAATGTCAGTATGATGGTTAGTCCTGGATCCCGTCAGGTGGTAGAGCATCTTGTAGATAGCGGAGAAATGAAATACCTTGTGCAGGCAGGTGTACGTATGCTGGAAAATTCCTGCGGACCTTGTATAGGTATGGGCTCTGCACCTTGTTCGGCAGGAGTATCTGTTCGTACCTTCAACAGAAACTTTGAAGGAAGAAGCGGCACAAAAGATGCTGCTGTATATCTTGCAAGCCCTGAAGTTGCTGTTGCTGCGGCAATTACGGGAAAGATTACAGACCCGAGGGATTTAGGGGAATGTCCAAAGATTAAGATGCCTGAAAAATTCTTTATTAATGATAATATGACATTAAAGCCACTACCTCAAGAGGATGCAATTAAGGTGGAAATTGTTAGAGGTCCTAATATAAAACCTCTTCCAACCTTTGATAAGCTTCCGGATGTTTTGGAAGGTTCTGCACTTTTAAAGGTGGGTGACAATATAACTACTGACCATATTATGCCTGCAGGTGCAAAAATTCTGCCGTTAAGAAGCAATATTCCCGAGATATCCAAGCATGTTTTTGAAGCGGTTGATGAAAGTTTTTACAAGAGAGCGTTAGAAAGCAGCGGAGGATTCATAATCGGCGGTGAAAATTATGGTCAGGGCTCAAGCCGTGAACATGCAGCGTTAGCACCAAAATACCTTGGAATAAAAGCTGTTATTGTTAAGTCCTTTGCAAGAATTCACCTTGCAAACCTGGTTAACTTCGGGATTGTACCGTTGACATTTAAAGATCCTGCTGACTATGACAGGATTGAATTAAACGATAAGATAGAGATTGCCATTGGAGACCTAAAGGGTGATGTAAAGCTTAAGAATGTTACAAAGGGATTTGAAATAGAGCTAAACCACACATTATCAGATCTGGATGCGGAAATTTTGAAGGTGGGCGGAAAGCTTCCATGGATTAAGGAAAGCGTAAAAAAATAAAAGGATGAATGAAAAAAACCTGCAGTAATGTTCAAAAAGGGCACCTGCAGGCTTTTTCATGTCGTGAGAAATTGTGGTGTGATTAAGATAATATTGAAATAAAGGGGCAAAAAATCGTCAGATTAAAAAGGTCCTGATAATTCTCAATTTAGTAAAGCACTAAAGAAATTTGATTATGCCCATAAAGAGGTTGCAAAAGTCCTTATAGATACAGAGCAGGATAGAAAAGAAATTTTTGACATTCTTAAGGCATCTCCATTTTCCATTCCGGATAAATATTTTAAATACAGGTATAATCACGACGTTTTTAGCTATGAGCAGTTAGCACCGCGGGAAAACCCAGAAACCCAGTTGTGCCATAATGAAAACCATATTAGTCTTTTTAGGCTGGAACTTGCTGAAATTAAGAAACTGTTTCTGAGCGGGAGCTACCTTCAGGGAGTGA
This genomic interval from Pseudobacteroides sp. contains the following:
- a CDS encoding aconitate hydratase, with product MKGTITEKILKQHLVEGEFGIGNEIAITIDNTLTQDATGTMAYLQFEAIGMDRVQTELSVSFVDHNTLQTDFKNADDHLYLQSVAKRYGLYFSKPGNGICHQLFLERFARPGKTLIGSDSHTPTAGGIGSFAMGAGGLDVAAAMAGAPFRIKFPKVVGVRLTGQLTDWVSAKDVILEVLRRIDVKGGVGKVLEYFGPGVSTLSVPDRATITNMGTETGCTTSIFPSDDVTKAFLEAQGRGDQWLELIPSDDAQYDEIIDIDLNTLEPMIALPHSPGNVKKVSEVQGIKVDQVAVGSCTNSSLRDLKMVANALNGKTINENVSMMVSPGSRQVVEHLVDSGEMKYLVQAGVRMLENSCGPCIGMGSAPCSAGVSVRTFNRNFEGRSGTKDAAVYLASPEVAVAAAITGKITDPRDLGECPKIKMPEKFFINDNMTLKPLPQEDAIKVEIVRGPNIKPLPTFDKLPDVLEGSALLKVGDNITTDHIMPAGAKILPLRSNIPEISKHVFEAVDESFYKRALESSGGFIIGGENYGQGSSREHAALAPKYLGIKAVIVKSFARIHLANLVNFGIVPLTFKDPADYDRIELNDKIEIAIGDLKGDVKLKNVTKGFEIELNHTLSDLDAEILKVGGKLPWIKESVKK